GCGGGCCGTGGCCGCGGCATCGCCGATCACGGTAAACGCCGGCATCATGAACTCCCCGACGATCGCCACGATCATGAAGATGAAGTAGAGCACTCCCGCGCGGCGTGCCGTTGCATTCCGTGTGTCCATAACCTGCCTCCGAGGATCGGGTGAGGGGCGCGCGTTCATCGCGCCGGCGATGCTGCGTGAACGGGCGGAAGGCGGACGCCCTTGACCAGCAGCCATAGGGCGAGCGGCACCTCGAAGGCGGCCATCGGCGCCCACATGAGCCAGGTGACCGGTCCATGAACGAATCCGGCGAGCCTCAGCGGAAGCCCCACCACGAGCAGTGCCGAGGCGGCCACGCCCAGGGCAGCCAGGGGGAGAGGAACCATGCGGCCACGCAGCAGAAGGTAGGAAAAGAGGGTGCTGCCCACGGCGAAGAAGGTGCCGCCAAGGACGGGGCTCCATGCTCCGACCTGGAATAGAAACGCGCCCAGCGCCTGCACCATCGCGGTGTCCGTGCCCTTGGCTCCCATCGCCGTCGAAAGCCAGAGCAGTCCCAGGGTTCTCGAGACGACCACGCCGGCGAGGACTCCTTCGACCACGCGACAGGTCAGCCCCAGCATCGCGAGGTCGGCATCCTGCTCGCGCGTGATCGCGTACAGGGTCGTGGCAAGCACCAGGGCCGAGAGCCCCTGGAGCAGCACCAGAACGACGACGACCCCCACGGTCATCGGATGCTGGGCCATGCTCGCCAGCCTGGTCGCGGTCCCCTCGCCGTGGGTGGCCCAGCCGGACAGGGTCATGCTGAGGATTCCGGCGCCGATGTAGAACAGAAAGGTGAAGCCGGCGATCCGTGCGTTCATCGTGCGAGTCATGCGGCGCCTCCCCAGGGTCGTCCGTAGCGCGACGCTACCCTCGGAGGATGCCCGGGCGGCGACGTGGGGTGGCGGCGTTTGCGACGAGCGGCGGGTTTCGGGGATTGAAGCGGGGTGGAAGCCGACGAACGACGGACCGACCGACGGTGCCTACATCTGCCGGAACCGATGGAGGTAGCTGCGGCTGACCGGCAGCACTTCCTTGCGCCCCTTCAGGTGAATCTCGGCGGATTCGTTGTCGCCGCGCAGCACGTGGCTGATCGCCTTCAGGTTGACCACGACCGACCGGTGCACCTGGGCGAACTGCGCGGGATCCAGCTGCGCGGCCAGCTGTCTCAGCGGGATCCGGACGAGCGCCTCCTGGGGGCGCCCCACCTCGCCGCGCCAGGCGACCCTCGTGTACTTGGTGTCGGACCGCAGGTAGTCGACGTCTTCGACGGGGATCAAGCGCAGAGCCTCTCCGACCTGAGCGTGAATCCAGCGCAGCGGCGCCGACAGAGCCGCGCCATCTCGCAGTCGCGCCATCTCCTCCACAAGCTGCTGCAGCAACGCCTCGGTGTTCCGTGCCGGCTCGGCCGCGCGAAGGCGTTCCTGGAGCCGCGCCACGGTCTCAGCAAGGCGCGCCGACTCCACCGGCTTGACCAGATAGTCCAACGCCCCCTGCGCGAAGGCTTCCACGGCGTAGTGGTCGTACGCCGTGACGAACACCAGGTGCGCGCGGCGGCCGATCTGGTGTGCCGCCTCGACGCCGGACAGGCCGGGCATGTGCACGTCGAGGAAGCAGACGTCGGGCCGCAGAGCCTCGAATTGCGCGACCGCTTCACGGCCATTTCGCGCCAGGGCGACCACCTCCAGCTCGGGCCAGGCCAGAGCCAGCTGCTGCGTCAGCGCCTCCCGCAACAGCGGCTCGTCGTCGGCGATCAACGCCTTCGGCCGGGCGCGCATCAGCGCGGCGCTTCGCGCGCGGGGAGATCCAGCTCGGCGCAGACGCCCCGCGGGCGCTGCGCGTTCACGCGGAGCTCGGCATCGCCGCCGAAGGCCAGCTGAAGGCGCTGGCGCAAGGTCGAAAGACCGGTCCCGAGTCCATTCCCCTCCGGCTGCAGGCCGGCGCCGGTGTCGCTGACGCGGACCACGTAGCGGTCGCCTTGCCGATGCACGTGAATGTCGATGCGCCCCCCCTCCTCGCTGGGGTCGATCCCGTGGCGCACCGCGTTCTCCACCAGCGTCAGCAGGGTCATCGGCGGGCAGTGCAGCGCCAGCGCGGTCTCATCGACATGCAGCGAGAACTGCAGGCGGTCGGGGATGCGCAGGTGCATCAGCTCGAGATACGCCCGGACCAGCTGCAGCTCCTGGCCGAGCGTCGTGCTCGGCTCGCCCAGGCGCGGCACCGCGGCGCGCAGATACGCGATCAGATGGCGCAACACCTCCGAGGCCCGCGGCGACCCGGCATCGACCAGCGCCTGCACGTTCGCCAGCGTATTGAACAGGAAATGAGGGGCGACCTGCGCCTGCAGCAACCGCAATCGCGCGTCCAGCGCCTCCCGCTCCAGCTCGCTGCGTTCCAGGTCGAATGCCAGTGCCTGGTGGCGCGCCAGCGCATCCTTCTGCCGCACCAGAGCCGCCAGGGCGACCCACGGCGCGACCAGCAACCCGAGCCCCTGGATTTCCCATGCCGGCGCCACGCCGAACACCGGGAAGAGGAGCGTGCCGATCGGCATCGCGAGCGCGACACCCGTGACCTGCAACACCCAGCGGGCGAGCCACGACGGGAGCCGCCTCGGCCACTGCTCGAACAAGCGGAACGCCAGCAGCCCGAAGAGGCCCAGGAGCGTGATGCGAACAATTCCGGATGGCCCCCACCGGAAGCTGAAGAGGATACCGAGGGCAAGCGAGAGGAGCAGCGTAAACTGCACGCGCCGCCAGTGGAAGATCAGCGCTCGGCCACGCGGTTCATGGCGGAACGTCTCGGCCGTCCCGAGCGTCTCACTTCCACGCATGGCTCAGGACCTCGCGGCATCGGGCATGCGAGCGATGGAATTCCCAGAATGGAAGCCGGACGGACCAGAGGAAGAGCGGATCGCGCTCGGACACAGCGCGCTCGAGCCAGCGGACGGCGTCCTCCTCGAGCCCCGCACTGCCAGCCGCCACGGAAAGCCAGGCGGGCGACATGAACTCGTGGCGCGAGCGTCCCTCGAGCTCGTCGTAGCACGCGCGCGCCCGCTCAGGGCGGCCGGCTTCGCCGAAGGTCCAGGCCAGCAGCCCGAGCGCCCAGGCGTGGCGGCCCGATTCCATCAGCAGAACCGGCGCCTTCTCGATCGCGCGTTCGATCTGGCCGGCCCACGCATGGCTGCGTATCAGATTCCAGTGGGCGAAGAAAGATTCCGCGTCGAGGCCCATGGCACGCTCCGCCTCGGCGACGGACTCCTCGTGCCTTCCCACGATCCCGAGAACGTACGAATACATGCTGACGACCCAGGCGTTGAGGGGATCGTCCTGGACCGCACGGCGGGTCTCGACCAGGCCCTCGTCGTCCGGCATGACGCCGCGGAGGACTCGCCACAGCGCCCACTGGGCACGGGCCGTGGAATTGCGCGGCTCCGATGCGAGTGCACGCGCGTACAAGGAGTCCGAGCGCTCGAAGTTTCGCTCGTATTGCTCTTCGACGGCCGCCAGCGTCGCCCAGGCCTCGGTGAGCCCGGGATCGATCGCCAGGGCTTGCTCGGCCAGGGCTTTTGCTTTCGGCATGACGTCACCGGGCGGAGCGGCGCTGAATACCCCCATGAGCCGGTTGGAGTCGGCCAGGGACGCCAGGGGTTCGGCGTACTGGGGGTCGATGGCGCTCGCCTTTTCGAAACATGCAACGGCCTGGGCCATGAACCGGCCACGCTTCATCTGAAGCGCGCGTCCCCGCAACAGCAGCTCGTAGGCCTCCACATTCCTGGTGCCGCCGTGCACTCGACTTCGGATGGCGTCGGCCTGGAGGCTTCCGCGAAGCCGCGTGGCAATGGCGCTGGCGATCTCGTCCTGCACCGCGAATACGTCGGTCATCTCCCGATCGTAACGTTCCGACCAGAGCTGGTACCCATCGGCAGCATTCGCGAGTTGTACCGTGATGCGCAGTCGCGAGCCCGCCCGGCGAACCGTCCCTTCCAGGACCGTGGTCACATCCAGCGTCTCGCCGATGGACTTGAGGTCGACTCGCCGGCCCTTGAACGAGAAACATGACGCGCGCGCCGCAACCCACAGACCTTCCACCTGCGCCAGCGCGTTCAGGATCTCGTCGGTGACGCCATCGGCAAAATATTCGTCGTCGGCACCGCTCAGGTTCTCGAACGGCATCACCGCGATCGATTTCTCACGACCCGCATCTGCCCTTCCGCTGCTCGACGCTATGTCCGCCAGCTCGAGCCTCACATCCCGCACGTCCCGTGGTCGTTCGTCCGCGTTCTTGCGGAGGCAGCGTCGCAGAATCTCGCGGATCCGAGCCGGGGCAACCGCCGGCAGCATCGTCCATTCGGGCTCACGCTCGAGAATTCGCGCGATCAGATCCGAAGCCGTTTCGCCGTTGAAGGCCGCCCGTCCGGTGAAGCATTCGAAAAGAACGCAGCCGAACGACCAGAGGTCACTCCGGCGATCTACCGGCTTGCCGCGCGCCTGCTCGGGACTCATGTAGGCCGCGGTGCCGAGGATCATGCCGGCTGCCGTGAGGCCCGAATTCCCCAGGAGCGTTGCCGAATCCGGGTGCATCGCACCATCTCG
Above is a window of Candidatus Binatia bacterium DNA encoding:
- a CDS encoding DUF4386 domain-containing protein, whose protein sequence is MTRTMNARIAGFTFLFYIGAGILSMTLSGWATHGEGTATRLASMAQHPMTVGVVVVLVLLQGLSALVLATTLYAITREQDADLAMLGLTCRVVEGVLAGVVVSRTLGLLWLSTAMGAKGTDTAMVQALGAFLFQVGAWSPVLGGTFFAVGSTLFSYLLLRGRMVPLPLAALGVAASALLVVGLPLRLAGFVHGPVTWLMWAPMAAFEVPLALWLLVKGVRLPPVHAASPAR
- a CDS encoding protein kinase; the encoded protein is MSLANGYKLAHYEIVGRLGAGGMGEVYRARDARLGREVAIKALSSAFAGDPERLARFRREAQTLASLNHPNIAAIFGLEEADGVPYLVLELVEGETLAGRLARGALPQGEALAVGIQIAGAIEAAHERGIVHRDLKPGNVMINPAGMVKVLDFGLAKSDSIGRDGAMHPDSATLLGNSGLTAAGMILGTAAYMSPEQARGKPVDRRSDLWSFGCVLFECFTGRAAFNGETASDLIARILEREPEWTMLPAVAPARIREILRRCLRKNADERPRDVRDVRLELADIASSSGRADAGREKSIAVMPFENLSGADDEYFADGVTDEILNALAQVEGLWVAARASCFSFKGRRVDLKSIGETLDVTTVLEGTVRRAGSRLRITVQLANAADGYQLWSERYDREMTDVFAVQDEIASAIATRLRGSLQADAIRSRVHGGTRNVEAYELLLRGRALQMKRGRFMAQAVACFEKASAIDPQYAEPLASLADSNRLMGVFSAAPPGDVMPKAKALAEQALAIDPGLTEAWATLAAVEEQYERNFERSDSLYARALASEPRNSTARAQWALWRVLRGVMPDDEGLVETRRAVQDDPLNAWVVSMYSYVLGIVGRHEESVAEAERAMGLDAESFFAHWNLIRSHAWAGQIERAIEKAPVLLMESGRHAWALGLLAWTFGEAGRPERARACYDELEGRSRHEFMSPAWLSVAAGSAGLEEDAVRWLERAVSERDPLFLWSVRLPFWEFHRSHARCREVLSHAWK
- a CDS encoding histidine kinase, producing the protein MRGSETLGTAETFRHEPRGRALIFHWRRVQFTLLLSLALGILFSFRWGPSGIVRITLLGLFGLLAFRLFEQWPRRLPSWLARWVLQVTGVALAMPIGTLLFPVFGVAPAWEIQGLGLLVAPWVALAALVRQKDALARHQALAFDLERSELEREALDARLRLLQAQVAPHFLFNTLANVQALVDAGSPRASEVLRHLIAYLRAAVPRLGEPSTTLGQELQLVRAYLELMHLRIPDRLQFSLHVDETALALHCPPMTLLTLVENAVRHGIDPSEEGGRIDIHVHRQGDRYVVRVSDTGAGLQPEGNGLGTGLSTLRQRLQLAFGGDAELRVNAQRPRGVCAELDLPAREAPR
- a CDS encoding LytTR family DNA-binding domain-containing protein, which gives rise to MRARPKALIADDEPLLREALTQQLALAWPELEVVALARNGREAVAQFEALRPDVCFLDVHMPGLSGVEAAHQIGRRAHLVFVTAYDHYAVEAFAQGALDYLVKPVESARLAETVARLQERLRAAEPARNTEALLQQLVEEMARLRDGAALSAPLRWIHAQVGEALRLIPVEDVDYLRSDTKYTRVAWRGEVGRPQEALVRIPLRQLAAQLDPAQFAQVHRSVVVNLKAISHVLRGDNESAEIHLKGRKEVLPVSRSYLHRFRQM